Proteins encoded together in one Planctomyces sp. SH-PL14 window:
- a CDS encoding transporter, with product MRSRWRFVVAAPAPAPAPAPAPAAVLALAIVACLVAAPAPVSAQSLPGPSLEDLFEDPAPPWFGQAESRSRQGEGDAAEEPLETDRDSFTFATNTVGRGRLLLEAAHSYLDNRRDVDSHSYPEFIARYGLTERLEARLGWNHEVGGGGDVTGSDATGDEETPGSVSESKITYGLKYALTDQERWVPESAVILQGSTPTEGPESSSQLIVGYAFGWTFFEEWKLDAAVRYGNALEGDDRFNQWAPSIVLKVPVGERWNVHGEYFGIFTDGKANESNAQYFSPGVHYLLTPRCEIGVRVGWGLSQDAANFFSNVGIGLMF from the coding sequence ATGCGCTCTCGTTGGCGGTTCGTCGTCGCGGCCCCCGCCCCCGCCCCCGCCCCCGCCCCCGCCCCCGCTGCCGTTCTGGCTCTGGCGATCGTCGCGTGTCTCGTAGCCGCCCCCGCGCCGGTGTCGGCCCAGTCGCTTCCCGGCCCGTCGCTCGAAGACCTCTTTGAAGACCCGGCACCTCCCTGGTTCGGTCAGGCTGAGTCGCGGTCCAGGCAAGGCGAAGGGGATGCGGCCGAGGAGCCGCTGGAGACCGACCGGGACTCGTTCACCTTTGCGACGAACACGGTGGGACGGGGGCGGCTGCTGCTGGAGGCGGCTCACTCCTATCTCGACAACCGTCGGGATGTCGACTCCCACAGCTATCCGGAGTTCATCGCCCGTTACGGCCTGACGGAGCGTCTCGAAGCGCGGCTGGGCTGGAACCACGAAGTTGGCGGCGGCGGGGACGTCACAGGCTCCGACGCGACGGGGGACGAGGAGACGCCGGGCTCGGTCTCGGAGTCGAAGATCACGTACGGGCTCAAGTACGCCCTCACGGACCAGGAGCGCTGGGTCCCCGAGAGTGCCGTGATCCTGCAGGGCTCGACGCCGACGGAAGGGCCGGAGAGCTCGAGCCAGTTGATCGTGGGGTATGCCTTCGGGTGGACGTTCTTTGAGGAGTGGAAGCTCGACGCCGCGGTCCGCTACGGGAACGCGCTGGAAGGGGACGATCGCTTCAATCAGTGGGCGCCGTCGATCGTCCTGAAGGTTCCGGTCGGCGAGCGGTGGAACGTGCATGGCGAGTACTTCGGGATCTTCACCGACGGCAAGGCCAACGAGTCCAACGCGCAGTACTTCAGCCCCGGGGTTCACTACCTGCTGACGCCCCGTTGCGAGATCGGCGTCCGGGTCGGCTGGGGGCTGAGCCAGGACGCGGCCAACTTCTTCAGCAACGTGGGGATCGGGCTGATGTTTTAA
- a CDS encoding serine/threonine-protein kinase, translating into MQGFAAVHEGGTLGPYRLVSHLGSGGMGTVYRAEHVHLEKIVALKILPAAMMQNPLALGRFKREMKAVGKLSHPHIVQAFDAGEVGGVHYLAMEFIDGIDLQRFVRKNGPMNPVNAAKSIRQAALGLSAAHAQQLYHRDIKPANLLVTKGGQIKVLDLGLARLGEESAGPGGELTALGETMGTPDYMAPEQWSDSRSTDARTDLYALGCTLFFLLTGRAPFAGEGTKSTATKMKAHLFNAPPDLQTLRSDVPAELVDVCRKLLAKDPADRYQTAMELADVLASMASSQGPQSALVERPSSVPRTPSLAKGASSRASDSPAKPGRPAGDGRRPPATPRWKVAAGGLGAAAVLLGVIVITITNRDGTQTRIEVPATADVKVTYPDSSTKPSPPPAATSSSATPSDGAPRPPAPAPAPIPWKLPAALPDREIAEWVLRRGGSVVIEPAWKSVARVDNLPAGSVVLRDIAFTHLNKPLDLGDIRSVCRAVHLRELAAPTVGSLGPIAEELARLPRLHVLGLGAAGQSLEALAPIGRNKALVFLSLSSEDIGDGWPFLAALPTVRTLKVWGAHATTFDKFGTYPGLKTLFLTGDGFPTEVAAAMQAKNPNLRIALEGPGGARLIGNNPLREPTLQLLRRGVELHGGHFGGPRETPLTEQMVAEDDRGWQIGQIRCPAKVSLDDPARALIPALTDGDYVELDFSGQVRADRLAVHLGEISRIWGLNLNGSDITDEGLKALAHVIDIRNVQLKHTRVTAAGIQTFRQFHPTCIVISDFGEILGDFTTVPGYPH; encoded by the coding sequence TTGCAGGGTTTTGCTGCGGTGCACGAAGGGGGGACGCTGGGGCCGTACCGGCTGGTGAGCCACCTCGGTTCCGGCGGAATGGGGACTGTCTACCGGGCGGAGCACGTCCACCTGGAAAAGATCGTCGCCCTCAAGATCCTCCCCGCGGCGATGATGCAGAACCCGCTCGCCCTGGGACGCTTCAAGCGGGAGATGAAGGCGGTCGGGAAGCTCTCCCACCCGCACATCGTCCAGGCGTTCGACGCCGGGGAAGTCGGCGGAGTCCACTATCTGGCGATGGAGTTCATCGACGGGATCGACCTGCAGCGGTTCGTCCGCAAAAACGGACCGATGAACCCGGTCAACGCGGCCAAGTCGATCCGCCAGGCGGCCCTGGGCCTCAGCGCGGCGCACGCCCAGCAGCTCTACCATCGCGATATCAAGCCGGCCAACCTGCTCGTCACCAAGGGGGGCCAGATCAAGGTCCTGGACCTGGGACTGGCCCGGCTCGGCGAGGAGTCCGCGGGACCGGGAGGCGAGCTGACGGCCCTCGGCGAGACCATGGGGACGCCGGACTACATGGCCCCCGAGCAGTGGTCCGATTCCCGCAGCACCGATGCGCGGACCGACCTCTACGCCCTCGGCTGCACGCTGTTCTTTCTGCTCACGGGCCGCGCCCCGTTTGCCGGCGAAGGGACGAAATCGACGGCGACCAAGATGAAGGCCCATCTCTTCAACGCGCCTCCCGATCTCCAGACGCTTCGCAGCGACGTGCCGGCTGAACTCGTCGACGTCTGCCGGAAGCTGCTGGCCAAGGACCCGGCGGACCGTTACCAGACCGCCATGGAACTGGCCGACGTCCTCGCGTCGATGGCCTCCTCCCAAGGACCGCAGTCGGCCCTGGTGGAACGGCCCTCCTCGGTCCCCAGGACCCCCTCGCTCGCGAAGGGGGCGTCCTCCCGCGCTTCCGATTCTCCCGCCAAGCCCGGTCGCCCCGCCGGCGACGGGCGCCGGCCCCCCGCGACGCCCCGATGGAAGGTCGCGGCGGGCGGACTCGGCGCGGCGGCGGTGCTGCTGGGAGTCATCGTCATCACGATCACGAATCGGGACGGCACCCAGACCCGGATCGAGGTCCCCGCCACTGCCGACGTGAAGGTGACCTACCCGGATTCCTCCACGAAGCCCTCCCCGCCCCCTGCGGCCACCTCCTCCTCCGCCACGCCGTCGGACGGCGCGCCGCGACCCCCCGCCCCCGCCCCGGCCCCCATCCCCTGGAAGCTCCCCGCGGCCCTGCCGGACCGGGAGATCGCGGAGTGGGTCCTGCGGCGCGGCGGGAGCGTCGTCATCGAGCCGGCCTGGAAGAGTGTGGCCCGCGTGGACAACCTCCCCGCCGGTTCCGTCGTGCTCCGGGACATCGCCTTCACGCACCTCAACAAGCCGCTCGATCTCGGCGACATCCGTTCGGTCTGCCGGGCCGTTCATCTGCGGGAGCTCGCCGCCCCCACGGTCGGGAGTCTCGGCCCCATCGCCGAGGAGCTGGCCCGGCTCCCGCGCCTGCACGTGCTGGGACTCGGCGCGGCGGGGCAATCGCTGGAGGCACTCGCACCGATCGGCCGCAACAAGGCGCTCGTCTTCCTGTCCCTCTCGTCGGAGGACATCGGAGACGGCTGGCCGTTTCTGGCCGCTCTTCCGACGGTCCGAACGCTGAAGGTGTGGGGCGCTCACGCGACCACGTTCGACAAGTTCGGGACCTACCCCGGTCTGAAAACCCTGTTCCTCACCGGAGACGGTTTCCCCACGGAAGTCGCGGCGGCGATGCAGGCGAAGAACCCGAACCTGCGGATCGCGCTCGAAGGTCCGGGGGGCGCGCGTCTCATCGGGAACAATCCCCTGCGGGAACCGACGCTGCAGCTTCTGCGGCGGGGCGTCGAACTGCACGGCGGCCACTTCGGGGGACCGCGGGAGACGCCGCTGACCGAACAGATGGTGGCGGAAGACGATCGCGGCTGGCAGATCGGCCAGATCCGCTGCCCGGCCAAAGTCTCCCTGGACGATCCGGCCCGCGCGCTGATTCCGGCGCTGACCGACGGGGACTACGTGGAGCTCGATTTCAGCGGCCAGGTGCGGGCGGACCGGCTGGCGGTGCACCTCGGCGAGATCAGCCGCATCTGGGGCCTCAACCTCAACGGTTCCGACATCACCGACGAAGGCCTCAAAGCCCTCGCCCACGTGATCGACATCCGCAACGTCCAGCTCAAGC